One window of Paenibacillus sp. FSL K6-3182 genomic DNA carries:
- the hemQ gene encoding hydrogen peroxide-dependent heme synthase, protein MSEAAQTLEGWYALHDFRSVDWTAWRLADESERSRALDELQTFLQQWTTVEENKEGSTAVYSIVGQKADFVFMHLRETLEELNELETAFNKTTFASFTYPVFSYVSIVELSNYMAQPGSDPMQNPDIIARLKPTLPKANHICFYPMNKRRDGQDNWYMLAMDERKTLMRSHGMIGRQYAGKVKQIITGSVGFDNWEWGVTLFADDALQFKKLIYEMRFDEVSARYADFGDFYVGNFLNAEKFQALLKI, encoded by the coding sequence ATGAGTGAAGCAGCACAAACATTAGAAGGCTGGTACGCGCTGCATGATTTTCGCAGTGTGGATTGGACCGCTTGGCGCTTAGCCGATGAAAGTGAACGCAGCCGCGCGCTGGACGAGCTGCAAACGTTTTTGCAGCAATGGACCACAGTGGAGGAAAATAAAGAAGGCAGTACAGCCGTTTATTCCATCGTTGGTCAAAAAGCAGACTTCGTATTCATGCATTTGCGTGAAACACTAGAGGAGCTTAACGAACTTGAAACGGCGTTTAACAAAACAACGTTCGCAAGCTTTACATATCCGGTATTTTCATATGTCAGCATTGTAGAGCTGAGCAACTACATGGCACAACCGGGCTCTGATCCGATGCAAAACCCGGATATTATCGCTCGATTGAAGCCGACGCTGCCAAAAGCAAACCACATCTGCTTCTATCCGATGAACAAGCGCCGAGATGGACAAGACAACTGGTACATGCTCGCAATGGACGAGCGTAAAACGTTGATGCGCAGCCACGGGATGATCGGTCGTCAATACGCTGGCAAAGTTAAACAAATCATTACCGGCTCTGTCGGCTTCGACAACTGGGAATGGGGCGTTACACTGTTCGCCGACGATGCGTTGCAATTCAAGAAGCTGATTTATGAAATGCGCTTTGATGAAGTGAGCGCTCGTTACGCTGACTTCGGCGATTTTTATGTTGGCAATTTCTTGAACGCAGAAAAATTCCAAGCTTTGCTGAAAATATAA
- a CDS encoding NAD(P)/FAD-dependent oxidoreductase has protein sequence MSNIPKIVILGAGYGGILTALRLQKELNYNEADVTLVNKHDYHYITTHLHMPAAGTDNPENARVSISKLIDEFKIDFVKSTVVQIRPQDKKVILEDGTLSYDYLVIGLGGEPETFGIPGLGEHAMNIRSINSVRLIREHIEYQFARFKREPHRTDYLTFVVGGAGFTGIEFVGELSDRIPELCKQFDVDPALVKIYNIEAAPTALPGFDPELVEYGMDVLTKKGVTFRIGTAIKECSPEGVIVGEGEEIKSATVIWTGGIRGNRLIEEAGFETMRGRVKVDEFLRSPSNENIYIVGDNSLMFNPEGRPYPPTAQIAMQQGVVCAHNLVASIRNQPPKSFTFSNKGTVASLGKGEAIGVAFGKKYKGRVAAWLKKAIDLRYLFIIGGISLVLRKGKFL, from the coding sequence ATGAGTAACATACCTAAAATTGTTATTCTTGGCGCAGGGTACGGCGGCATTTTGACCGCACTTCGTCTGCAAAAAGAATTAAATTACAATGAAGCTGACGTTACGTTAGTTAATAAACATGATTACCACTATATTACAACACATCTTCATATGCCAGCGGCAGGCACGGATAATCCAGAAAATGCACGGGTGAGCATTTCGAAATTGATCGATGAATTTAAAATCGACTTCGTGAAATCAACGGTCGTTCAAATTCGTCCGCAAGATAAAAAAGTGATTCTTGAAGACGGTACTTTGTCTTATGATTATTTGGTCATTGGTCTTGGAGGCGAGCCTGAGACTTTCGGAATTCCAGGCTTAGGCGAACATGCAATGAATATTCGCAGCATCAACTCTGTTCGTTTGATTCGCGAGCATATCGAGTACCAATTCGCGCGCTTCAAACGTGAGCCGCATCGTACGGATTATTTGACGTTTGTTGTTGGCGGTGCAGGCTTTACGGGAATCGAGTTTGTTGGAGAACTCTCCGACCGTATTCCTGAGCTGTGCAAGCAATTTGACGTAGATCCTGCGCTTGTAAAAATCTACAACATCGAAGCAGCACCAACGGCGCTGCCAGGCTTTGATCCTGAGCTCGTAGAGTATGGGATGGATGTGTTGACCAAGAAGGGTGTTACGTTCCGGATTGGCACAGCCATTAAGGAGTGCTCGCCAGAGGGTGTTATCGTTGGCGAAGGCGAAGAAATCAAGTCGGCTACCGTGATCTGGACTGGCGGTATTCGCGGCAATCGCCTCATTGAGGAAGCTGGCTTCGAAACGATGCGCGGACGCGTGAAGGTGGATGAATTCCTTCGCTCGCCGAGCAATGAGAACATTTATATCGTTGGCGACAACTCGCTGATGTTTAATCCAGAAGGCCGTCCTTATCCGCCGACTGCTCAAATTGCAATGCAGCAAGGTGTCGTATGCGCACATAACCTTGTCGCTTCCATTCGCAATCAACCGCCGAAGAGCTTCACGTTCAGCAACAAAGGAACGGTAGCCTCACTTGGCAAAGGCGAAGCAATCGGAGTAGCTTTTGGCAAAAAATATAAAGGCCGCGTAGCCGCTTGGCTGAAAAAAGCGATCGACCTTCGTTACCTGTTCATCATCGGCGGCATTTCGCTTGTACTTCGCAAAGGGAAGTTTCTATAA